The following proteins are co-located in the Paludibaculum fermentans genome:
- a CDS encoding TonB-dependent receptor, translated as MRNIRVTSGVGTLLSIAISCFSFLGVNAPPAIAQVLYGSLVGTITDQSSAVVVKAAVTVTNTSTGLTVQANTDQSGYYAIQNLMEGSYDVSITAPGFKTVTQKGVDVRINNVTRTDVRLELGGVAETITVAASAAVLQTSKADVSTNIESRAITNLPLSGYRNYQTLMNLVPGATPVQFQNAVIDTPQRDLSTNINGQERGANNTRVDGAANILVTMPHHMVYVPPVESIEEVNISTNNFDADQGMTGGAAVTVATKSGTNSFHGSAFGFNANNVTRAMLWDENRTGTTKKPNGNRNIVGGSVGGPIKKGKLFFFTDWEGTFERVGRSSLFSLPTDDFRAGDFSRKLGSQILDAQGRQISVPTTEGGLTALREGMVFDPYSGNMDGTGRSVFSSNGRLNVIPSSRFNAPMQKLLALVPHANQAGDLSNYFNQGTQRLNRNNLDAKINWNRSAKNQIWGKYSVMDALVRGDFGLGAAGGGCLCDGGVGEGHTLVQLAAIGQTYTVSPTFLIDGTLGWTRFGQNVQSPDLGTNFGLDVLGIPGTNGPDPKESGMPAFYISDYSGLGNTEGWNPLFRNDQSITFNTNASWMKGRHDIRFGFEFLHHLMNHWQPELGEGPRGAFYFASGLTALNPAALEQTVGFRNGTPSFEETWNGMGAFLLGASNETGKSSQFIKMNSMENVYALYVRDRWRVSSKLTLNLGLRWELYPTRTRSAGMGVESYDPSTNEVLVGGYGGIPRDAGVGYSKKLFAPRIGLAYQLGNNTVIRSGYGITYHSHPWGAQALRGWYPLTLVSVFDGVNGYQPVTTDPNYVKAGVPNQPLGPNVGIIPICCPDISKGRIPLPASDEMGYPVANEQMKRGYIQSWNFIVEHKLPGEILASLGYVATASVNGFAFLDINASQIPGSGNDGRLLYQRFGRTATTREWNGRTHSIYHSMQASVNRRLTSGLLIKGAYTYSHAIDQASYGDWTAFNWNAASVFDRNRANSNFNIPHMFQVGYVYELPFGKTKKWATSGLTAAVLGDWQFNGLFAAYQGRQFTVTASGSSLNMPGNLQTADQVKPDVAKLGLVGDDGTWFDTTAFARPTGARFGTVGRNTMRGPGVINADLSLYRTFKITEAINLQFRGESFNLSNTPHFANPTNSANSSNFGRILATQSGDAMGRSREFRFGLRLGF; from the coding sequence ATGCGAAACATAAGGGTGACTTCCGGGGTTGGGACTCTGCTGTCCATTGCAATCTCCTGCTTCTCCTTCCTAGGCGTGAATGCGCCTCCTGCCATTGCCCAAGTCCTATACGGCTCCCTTGTCGGAACCATAACCGACCAGTCCAGTGCCGTCGTCGTGAAGGCGGCGGTGACGGTCACCAACACCTCCACCGGGTTGACGGTGCAAGCGAACACGGACCAATCGGGTTACTACGCCATCCAGAACCTGATGGAAGGCAGCTATGACGTGTCCATCACGGCGCCCGGGTTCAAGACGGTGACGCAGAAGGGCGTGGACGTCCGAATCAACAACGTAACGCGGACGGACGTGCGGCTGGAGCTCGGCGGCGTGGCTGAGACGATTACGGTGGCGGCCAGCGCGGCCGTCCTGCAGACCAGCAAGGCCGACGTCAGCACCAACATTGAGTCGCGAGCGATCACCAACCTGCCGCTGTCGGGCTACCGCAACTACCAGACGCTGATGAACCTGGTGCCGGGCGCGACGCCGGTGCAGTTTCAGAATGCCGTCATCGACACGCCACAGCGCGACCTGAGCACGAATATCAACGGGCAGGAGCGCGGCGCGAACAATACGCGGGTGGATGGCGCGGCCAACATCCTGGTGACGATGCCACACCACATGGTGTATGTCCCACCCGTCGAGAGCATTGAGGAGGTGAACATCTCCACCAACAACTTCGATGCGGATCAAGGCATGACCGGGGGCGCGGCGGTAACGGTGGCCACGAAATCCGGTACAAACAGTTTCCACGGCAGTGCGTTTGGATTCAATGCAAACAATGTCACACGCGCAATGCTTTGGGACGAGAATCGCACGGGCACGACGAAGAAGCCGAACGGGAACAGGAATATCGTCGGCGGCAGCGTCGGCGGGCCGATCAAGAAGGGCAAGCTGTTCTTCTTCACCGATTGGGAGGGCACGTTCGAGCGAGTGGGACGGTCGAGCCTCTTTTCGCTCCCGACGGACGACTTCCGCGCCGGAGACTTCAGCAGGAAGCTGGGCTCCCAGATTCTGGATGCACAAGGGCGGCAGATTTCCGTGCCGACGACAGAGGGCGGTTTGACGGCGCTGAGGGAAGGCATGGTTTTCGATCCGTACTCCGGCAATATGGACGGCACAGGCCGCTCTGTCTTTTCGAGTAACGGGCGGCTGAACGTCATCCCCAGTTCACGGTTCAACGCGCCGATGCAGAAGCTGCTGGCGCTGGTACCGCACGCGAACCAGGCGGGCGACCTGAGCAACTACTTCAACCAGGGTACGCAGCGGCTCAACCGCAACAACCTGGACGCGAAGATCAACTGGAACCGGAGCGCGAAGAATCAGATCTGGGGCAAGTACAGCGTGATGGATGCACTGGTTCGCGGCGATTTCGGCCTGGGCGCGGCGGGCGGCGGGTGCCTGTGCGACGGCGGCGTGGGTGAAGGGCACACGCTGGTGCAGTTGGCGGCGATCGGGCAGACCTATACGGTTTCGCCGACGTTCCTGATTGACGGAACGCTGGGCTGGACGCGGTTTGGGCAGAACGTGCAGTCGCCGGACCTGGGGACGAACTTCGGGCTCGACGTGCTGGGGATCCCCGGCACCAACGGCCCGGATCCCAAGGAAAGCGGAATGCCCGCGTTCTATATTTCCGACTACTCCGGCCTGGGCAATACCGAGGGCTGGAACCCGCTGTTCCGCAACGACCAATCGATCACGTTCAATACGAACGCAAGTTGGATGAAGGGCAGGCACGACATCCGGTTTGGCTTCGAGTTTCTGCACCACCTGATGAATCACTGGCAGCCGGAGCTGGGCGAAGGTCCGCGCGGCGCGTTCTATTTTGCCTCGGGCCTGACGGCGCTGAACCCGGCGGCGCTGGAGCAGACGGTGGGGTTCCGGAACGGGACTCCATCGTTCGAGGAGACCTGGAACGGGATGGGGGCCTTTCTGCTGGGCGCCTCGAATGAGACAGGCAAGAGCAGCCAGTTCATCAAGATGAACAGCATGGAGAATGTGTACGCGCTGTACGTGCGGGACCGGTGGCGGGTGAGTTCCAAACTGACTCTGAACCTGGGGTTGCGCTGGGAGCTCTATCCGACGCGGACCCGTTCGGCCGGCATGGGGGTTGAGTCGTACGATCCCTCCACGAACGAGGTGCTGGTGGGCGGTTACGGCGGGATTCCGAGAGATGCCGGAGTGGGCTACAGCAAGAAACTGTTCGCCCCGCGCATCGGTCTGGCCTACCAACTGGGCAACAACACAGTGATCCGCAGCGGGTACGGGATCACTTACCACTCGCATCCGTGGGGTGCACAGGCGCTGCGCGGCTGGTATCCACTGACGCTGGTATCGGTGTTTGATGGCGTCAACGGCTACCAACCGGTGACCACGGATCCGAACTATGTGAAGGCGGGGGTCCCGAACCAGCCGCTGGGTCCGAACGTCGGCATCATCCCGATCTGCTGTCCGGATATCAGCAAGGGCCGGATTCCGCTGCCGGCTTCCGATGAAATGGGTTATCCGGTGGCGAACGAGCAGATGAAACGGGGCTACATCCAGTCGTGGAACTTCATCGTGGAGCACAAGCTGCCGGGTGAGATTCTGGCGTCGCTGGGCTATGTGGCGACAGCATCGGTGAACGGTTTTGCCTTCCTGGACATCAATGCGTCGCAGATCCCGGGTTCGGGCAACGACGGCCGCCTGCTGTATCAGCGGTTCGGGCGGACGGCGACGACCCGCGAGTGGAACGGCCGAACGCATAGCATTTACCACTCGATGCAGGCGTCGGTGAACCGGCGGCTGACCAGCGGGCTGTTGATCAAAGGGGCGTACACGTATTCTCATGCCATTGACCAGGCCAGCTACGGCGACTGGACTGCGTTCAATTGGAACGCGGCGAGTGTCTTCGACCGGAACCGCGCGAACTCGAATTTCAATATCCCGCACATGTTCCAAGTGGGGTATGTGTACGAGTTGCCGTTCGGCAAGACCAAGAAGTGGGCGACCAGCGGGCTGACGGCGGCGGTGCTGGGCGACTGGCAGTTCAACGGACTGTTCGCGGCGTACCAGGGACGGCAGTTTACCGTCACGGCTTCGGGTTCGAGCCTGAATATGCCGGGCAACCTGCAGACGGCGGATCAGGTGAAGCCGGACGTCGCGAAGCTGGGCCTGGTGGGGGACGATGGGACGTGGTTCGACACGACGGCCTTTGCGCGTCCGACAGGAGCCCGGTTCGGGACGGTGGGGCGGAATACGATGCGCGGGCCCGGCGTGATCAATGCGGACCTGAGCCTCTACCGGACGTTCAAGATCACGGAAGCCATCAACCTGCAGTTCCGCGGGGAGTCGTTCAACCTGAGCAATACTCCGCACTTCGCGAATCCGACCAACAGCGCCAACAGCTCCAACTTCGGGCGGATCCTGGCGACGCAGTCGGGCGATGCGATGGGGCGGTCGAGGGAGTTCCGCTTTGGTTTGCGGTTGGGCTTCTAG
- a CDS encoding phosphotransferase, whose protein sequence is MIPQEKSEAVARGLREAFGVSEFENISILTGGHTSSLVFRITVGGSPYVLKIILRAEDPTRHYTCMKAAAEAGLAPRVLYTSVEDKISITDFVQAQPLAAPEAHLRLPVLLRALHALPPFGRAPFNTTCTFLLNKGPMQDAFLQRTKTSGILPTGVLEDLLARHTELAAVYPFDDAEMVSSHNDLFKPDNILFDGQHLWLIDWEAAFLNDRYADLAVVANQIVTNEQEEHAFLRAYFRTEPSGYQFARFHLMQQLSHLFYALAFLSIGSQGKPVDWSGPAPEFGAFAQRMWAGEVDLADNEMKLTYGRVHWERLQQNVSQARYREALEIVSGQHSTP, encoded by the coding sequence ATGATTCCACAGGAAAAGAGCGAAGCCGTTGCGCGCGGCTTGCGCGAAGCGTTCGGCGTCTCCGAGTTCGAAAACATCTCCATTCTGACCGGAGGTCACACCTCGTCCCTCGTCTTCCGCATCACCGTGGGTGGCTCGCCCTACGTGTTAAAGATCATCCTGCGCGCGGAAGATCCCACGCGTCACTACACCTGCATGAAGGCCGCCGCCGAGGCCGGCCTGGCCCCGCGCGTCCTCTACACCAGCGTGGAAGACAAGATCTCCATCACGGACTTCGTGCAGGCTCAACCCCTCGCCGCGCCGGAAGCGCACCTCCGCCTGCCCGTCCTGCTGCGTGCGCTCCATGCCCTCCCGCCATTCGGACGAGCTCCCTTCAACACCACCTGTACCTTCCTGCTGAACAAAGGTCCAATGCAGGACGCCTTCCTGCAGAGAACCAAGACTTCCGGCATCCTGCCCACCGGGGTGTTGGAGGATCTCCTCGCCCGCCATACCGAACTGGCCGCCGTTTATCCGTTTGACGATGCCGAAATGGTGTCAAGCCACAACGACCTGTTCAAGCCGGACAACATCCTCTTCGACGGCCAACACCTCTGGCTGATCGATTGGGAGGCCGCCTTCCTGAACGACCGGTATGCGGACCTGGCAGTGGTGGCCAATCAGATAGTGACGAACGAGCAGGAGGAACACGCGTTTCTCCGGGCCTACTTCCGAACGGAACCCAGCGGCTACCAGTTCGCCCGGTTCCACCTCATGCAGCAGCTCTCCCACCTCTTCTACGCCCTGGCCTTCCTCTCAATCGGTTCGCAGGGCAAGCCCGTTGATTGGAGTGGACCCGCACCGGAGTTCGGGGCGTTCGCCCAACGAATGTGGGCGGGGGAAGTCGACCTCGCGGACAACGAAATGAAGCTCACCTATGGTCGGGTCCACTGGGAGCGGCTCCAGCAAAACGTGAGCCAGGCGCGTTACCGGGAAGCCCTCGAGATCGTGTCAGGGCAGCACTCCACGCCCTAG
- a CDS encoding HDIG domain-containing metalloprotein — translation MRVRIPRMLPTLLVLAPSLLAQAPDPQPDSVRARQLIQTRLPQEKYQRHSTAVEAIMRELATPGKDNIDHWALAGLLHDIDIAETANDLTRHGIVGAQILRHANFPGPVVYAVEAHDDRAGVARTSRLDHAVYCADQVYWLISATGHTIPSGQLNAANPEALWEQAQQVASKKPILDQITKECAAIERTMPQAIAAVQAASRKLQTAASN, via the coding sequence ATGCGAGTGCGAATCCCCCGGATGCTCCCCACCCTGCTGGTCCTGGCGCCTTCACTGCTGGCCCAGGCCCCGGATCCCCAGCCTGACAGCGTCCGGGCCCGTCAACTCATCCAAACCCGTCTCCCCCAGGAGAAATATCAGCGCCATTCTACGGCCGTGGAGGCGATCATGCGAGAACTCGCGACGCCCGGCAAGGACAACATCGACCACTGGGCCCTAGCCGGCTTGTTGCACGACATCGACATCGCGGAAACAGCGAACGACCTCACCCGCCACGGAATCGTAGGAGCCCAAATCCTCCGGCACGCCAACTTCCCCGGCCCGGTGGTCTACGCAGTCGAAGCCCACGATGACCGTGCCGGCGTCGCCCGCACGAGCCGTCTGGACCATGCCGTGTACTGTGCGGATCAAGTCTACTGGCTAATCTCCGCCACGGGCCACACAATCCCATCCGGGCAGCTCAACGCAGCAAACCCCGAAGCCCTCTGGGAGCAAGCCCAACAAGTGGCATCGAAGAAACCGATTCTGGACCAAATAACGAAAGAATGTGCAGCAATCGAACGAACCATGCCGCAAGCCATAGCCGCCGTCCAGGCCGCATCCAGAAAGCTCCAAACCGCTGCGAGCAACTAG
- a CDS encoding ketopantoate reductase family protein: protein MRTTEDFPPVVVVGAGAVGCYFGGMLARSGVRVTLIGRSSHVNAIHREGVFLDALHVKARIPLAATTSMEEGLHGAGVILFCVKSGSTESTAREMQPFLPQGATILSFQNGVDNPARIHSAIQAYPIPVAVYVAAEMTAPGRVTHTGRGDLIIGHQAGWPQRPALEPLATMFEQAEIPCRISSNIAADLWAKMVMNCAYNAISALTRSQYGRMVQSEPVRAFGLRVIAETVAVARAEGVLLEEQPMIDAALGLAEKMTRATSSMAQDLARARPTEIDSLNGYVVRRGQALGVATPASELLVAMIQLLEESVLASAPRTN, encoded by the coding sequence ATGCGGACTACTGAAGATTTTCCGCCGGTTGTGGTCGTCGGCGCGGGCGCCGTCGGATGCTATTTCGGAGGAATGCTGGCCCGTTCCGGAGTGCGCGTCACCCTCATCGGCCGCTCCTCTCACGTCAACGCCATCCACCGCGAAGGAGTCTTTCTCGACGCCCTGCATGTCAAGGCGCGGATCCCCCTCGCCGCCACTACCAGCATGGAGGAAGGTCTCCACGGCGCCGGCGTCATTCTGTTCTGCGTCAAATCGGGCAGCACCGAGTCCACCGCCCGCGAAATGCAGCCGTTCCTGCCACAGGGAGCCACCATCCTGAGCTTCCAGAACGGCGTCGACAATCCCGCTCGGATCCACTCCGCAATCCAGGCCTACCCCATCCCGGTCGCCGTCTACGTCGCCGCCGAGATGACCGCGCCTGGCCGCGTCACCCACACCGGCCGCGGCGATCTCATCATCGGCCACCAGGCCGGCTGGCCCCAGCGGCCCGCGCTGGAACCGCTCGCAACCATGTTCGAGCAGGCCGAAATCCCCTGCCGCATCTCCAGCAACATTGCAGCCGATCTTTGGGCCAAGATGGTCATGAACTGCGCCTACAACGCCATCTCCGCGCTCACGCGCTCCCAATACGGCCGCATGGTCCAGTCGGAACCAGTACGCGCCTTCGGGCTGCGGGTCATCGCTGAAACCGTGGCCGTCGCCCGGGCCGAGGGTGTCCTGTTGGAGGAACAGCCCATGATCGACGCCGCCCTGGGCCTGGCCGAAAAGATGACCCGCGCGACCTCCTCCATGGCGCAGGATCTGGCCCGAGCCCGCCCCACTGAGATCGACTCGCTCAACGGCTATGTCGTGCGCCGCGGCCAGGCCCTGGGCGTCGCCACACCGGCCAGTGAACTCCTGGTCGCCATGATCCAACTGCTGGAAGAATCCGTGCTGGCAAGCGCACCGCGGACAAATTGA
- a CDS encoding InlB B-repeat-containing protein, with translation MSISLTRTSSLLRGQTNAVYLIRVTNNGGSSTSGVISVFETLPSGLHLTSMSGPGWTCLSNTCYRSDSLQPGKMLPTITVIASVEANAPSSISNMATVSGGGDWNIADNLATDVANVASEGWLYGFSSGNVANSPYSYAPAALSDVVALAVSESETLALRKNGTVVQWDGYGRGTPAVAQALTGVIAIATDELHSYALKSNGTVVAWGRTSAPPDTSGLANIVSIAAHNTAALAVRADGLVSAITPGSSAVLTIPGSLTNTVQLSMGADIVVALDTMGHVSSWGGSPAVPAVTERFSQVLAVANGTGAGVRLDGTVLVWQAVTSGDLAAVPSGLSGVTALAGSSYLVALKADGTARGWGTQPFFSPAQANGLTQTTAVAGAYSYTMAVLSTPTVSISFQGTAQALDLADTHTTVRPAISVDGVAASLPFSLRVAPGSTHTISSTAAQPGGSASIQYYFRAWSDGGAATHTINAGTADSFYTADFKTKFLLTTSAAAGGTISPGSALYDAGSTVFVKATPGNGYLFSNFNMDAQGSDGNNPIRVVMNAPHSLAASFVTSAQATFRLTLKPLHSLISGQQNAAYVARVLNAGTSAQTGVQVTFSGAVPSAMTGTGWTCSGASCSRADALPPGQEYPAILIVAPMPASPAGNQVTVSIATNPTCASCEARATAPIFAATNSMAGWGNSQGGLLAIPNGLTNIVEATAGAKHTVALLGDGKVAAWGDNTLLQTQKPANLEGVVSVAAGGNHTLALVSDGQVVAWGDNSSGQATVPGSMPAVIAVAAGQLHSLALTSAGNVVAWGDNSSGQTTVPATVQDALAIAAGGDHSLAVLRNGTVIAWGSNTNGESSVPANLQATASVSAGAHFSAAVLEDGSVVVWGHNPASILSGIPAGLADVKTLTTGSGHALALKWDGTLLTWGANNSGQTTIPGGLSGITAIAAGAEHNVAVSSGPPTITVPFSTQPAGGTYSVDGVSYTGSQNLQLTFGQPHVVTVSALPIQPNPSTKLTFQSWGDGYKGTTRTITPMQATAYTLNFSAKYKLTASAAPSGYGTIAVSPTSSDGWYEGNQTVQFTGTPAAGYMFTSFTGDLSGTDNPQSLSMLGPRSVTANFATLNPQPNAVSVTPSSGSGASTTLSAVYSAGLGYRNIAWVQLLLAAAPDGGGQPYCFLHYDVQGDRFWVYGDSGFFQGPVQPGVASAALQNTLCGLNTKASTVVKNAATLTFNAHVAFKGAANLNVYLRAKTVGQLDTGWVQRGTWSTVTTPLSTTIAQPASGAGAQQTFTLLYPDPVGFEDTTVGWSQFLIAAATNGGGQPFCFVHYDRAGNGLWMYSSDVGFFLGPVTPGVASNALDSSACTVNTAQAGVLHPSGTDIVYVPLTLKAPMSGAKNMYQRTLDPLGRDSGWVKTGTWTIP, from the coding sequence ATGAGCATCTCGCTGACCCGCACGAGCAGTTTACTGCGAGGCCAGACCAATGCTGTCTACCTGATCCGTGTGACGAACAACGGCGGGAGTTCGACGTCGGGCGTCATTTCGGTGTTTGAAACCCTGCCGTCGGGCCTGCATCTGACTTCGATGTCGGGACCGGGCTGGACGTGCCTGTCGAATACCTGCTACCGAAGTGACAGCCTTCAGCCGGGCAAGATGTTGCCGACCATCACGGTGATCGCCTCAGTGGAAGCCAACGCTCCGTCGTCGATCAGCAACATGGCGACCGTATCGGGCGGTGGGGATTGGAATATCGCCGACAACCTGGCTACGGATGTGGCGAATGTCGCTTCGGAGGGATGGCTGTATGGATTTTCTTCGGGGAACGTAGCCAATTCACCATATTCCTACGCGCCGGCGGCGCTGTCCGACGTGGTGGCGCTGGCGGTGTCCGAGAGCGAGACGCTTGCGCTGAGAAAGAACGGCACTGTTGTCCAGTGGGATGGCTATGGCCGAGGCACTCCGGCGGTGGCGCAGGCTCTCACGGGAGTGATCGCCATCGCAACCGACGAACTCCATTCCTATGCGCTGAAGAGCAACGGGACGGTTGTGGCCTGGGGCCGGACTTCGGCTCCGCCGGATACGTCCGGACTCGCAAACATCGTATCGATTGCGGCGCACAACACAGCGGCCTTAGCTGTGCGGGCGGATGGCCTGGTCTCGGCGATCACGCCAGGCTCCAGCGCGGTACTCACGATCCCCGGCAGCTTGACCAATACGGTGCAGCTCTCGATGGGAGCAGACATTGTCGTGGCCTTGGATACCATGGGGCACGTTTCCTCGTGGGGCGGCTCGCCCGCGGTGCCGGCGGTGACTGAGAGGTTCTCCCAGGTGCTGGCGGTGGCGAATGGGACGGGCGCCGGAGTCCGGCTCGACGGAACGGTCCTGGTCTGGCAGGCGGTGACCAGCGGAGATCTCGCCGCGGTCCCATCGGGCCTGAGCGGAGTCACGGCGCTGGCCGGATCCTCTTACCTGGTGGCCTTGAAGGCGGATGGAACCGCCCGGGGCTGGGGCACTCAGCCATTCTTCAGCCCGGCACAGGCGAACGGATTGACGCAAACGACGGCCGTGGCCGGCGCGTATTCCTACACCATGGCCGTGCTTTCCACTCCTACCGTGTCGATTTCGTTCCAGGGCACGGCGCAGGCTTTGGATCTGGCCGACACGCACACCACGGTAAGGCCCGCGATCAGCGTGGACGGCGTCGCAGCGTCGTTGCCCTTCTCCCTGCGCGTGGCGCCGGGCAGCACACATACGATCTCGAGCACGGCCGCCCAGCCCGGCGGGAGCGCGTCGATCCAATATTACTTCCGGGCGTGGAGTGACGGCGGCGCCGCCACACATACGATCAACGCCGGCACGGCGGACAGCTTCTATACTGCCGACTTCAAGACCAAGTTTTTGCTGACTACCTCCGCCGCAGCCGGAGGGACGATCAGCCCGGGCAGCGCGTTGTATGACGCGGGTTCCACGGTATTCGTCAAGGCGACACCGGGCAACGGGTATCTCTTTTCCAACTTCAACATGGACGCGCAGGGATCCGATGGCAACAACCCCATCCGGGTTGTCATGAATGCGCCCCACAGCCTGGCAGCGAGCTTCGTGACATCGGCGCAAGCCACCTTCCGGCTGACCCTGAAACCGCTGCATTCGCTGATCAGCGGACAGCAGAACGCCGCGTACGTGGCGCGGGTTTTGAACGCCGGAACCTCGGCACAGACTGGGGTTCAAGTTACGTTCAGCGGCGCAGTGCCCTCCGCAATGACCGGAACGGGGTGGACCTGCTCGGGTGCAAGCTGCAGCCGGGCGGATGCGCTGCCTCCGGGACAGGAGTACCCGGCGATCCTCATTGTTGCTCCAATGCCCGCCTCTCCAGCCGGCAACCAGGTGACTGTCAGCATTGCCACGAATCCGACTTGCGCCTCGTGCGAAGCCCGCGCCACGGCACCGATCTTTGCCGCAACCAATTCGATGGCTGGCTGGGGGAATAGCCAGGGCGGGCTGCTCGCGATTCCGAACGGCCTGACAAACATTGTGGAGGCCACGGCGGGTGCGAAGCATACGGTGGCTCTGTTGGGCGATGGGAAGGTTGCAGCCTGGGGCGACAACACGCTATTGCAGACCCAGAAGCCGGCGAACCTTGAAGGCGTGGTGTCCGTTGCCGCGGGCGGCAATCATACGCTGGCCCTGGTCTCGGATGGCCAAGTTGTGGCCTGGGGCGACAACAGCAGCGGCCAGGCGACCGTACCGGGTTCGATGCCGGCAGTGATCGCCGTTGCCGCCGGACAGTTGCACAGCCTGGCTTTGACCAGCGCAGGAAACGTAGTGGCCTGGGGCGACAACAGCAGCGGCCAGACTACGGTACCAGCCACGGTGCAGGATGCCCTTGCGATCGCGGCGGGCGGAGATCATTCGCTGGCGGTGCTGCGGAACGGGACGGTGATTGCCTGGGGCAGTAACACGAACGGAGAGAGCAGCGTGCCGGCGAATCTGCAAGCAACTGCCTCGGTATCGGCGGGCGCTCACTTCAGCGCGGCCGTCTTGGAAGATGGCAGCGTTGTCGTTTGGGGCCACAATCCGGCCTCCATCCTGAGCGGGATTCCGGCCGGGCTTGCGGATGTCAAGACATTGACAACCGGCTCGGGCCACGCCCTTGCCCTCAAGTGGGATGGCACTCTCCTCACCTGGGGAGCGAATAACTCAGGGCAGACTACCATTCCAGGCGGCCTTTCCGGTATCACCGCAATCGCCGCCGGCGCGGAACACAACGTGGCCGTAAGTTCCGGTCCCCCGACGATCACCGTGCCCTTCAGCACCCAGCCCGCGGGGGGCACTTACTCGGTGGACGGCGTCAGCTACACAGGATCGCAGAACCTGCAACTGACGTTCGGCCAACCGCATGTGGTGACGGTTTCGGCTCTTCCGATTCAACCGAACCCCAGCACGAAGCTCACCTTCCAGTCGTGGGGCGACGGCTACAAGGGCACCACGCGCACCATCACACCGATGCAGGCGACGGCGTATACGTTGAACTTCAGCGCCAAGTACAAGCTCACAGCCAGCGCCGCGCCCAGCGGGTACGGCACGATCGCGGTGTCGCCCACCAGTAGCGATGGCTGGTATGAAGGCAATCAGACGGTTCAATTCACGGGTACTCCCGCCGCGGGGTACATGTTCACCAGCTTCACAGGGGACCTGAGCGGCACCGACAATCCCCAGTCGCTGAGCATGCTGGGGCCGCGTAGCGTCACGGCCAACTTCGCGACACTCAACCCGCAGCCGAATGCGGTGAGCGTAACGCCCTCGTCGGGCAGCGGCGCCTCCACGACACTGAGCGCGGTCTACTCGGCCGGGCTCGGCTACCGGAACATCGCCTGGGTGCAACTGCTGCTGGCGGCGGCTCCTGACGGCGGCGGACAGCCGTACTGCTTCCTCCACTACGACGTCCAGGGTGATCGTTTCTGGGTCTACGGAGATTCTGGGTTCTTCCAGGGACCGGTTCAGCCGGGTGTCGCCAGTGCAGCGCTGCAGAACACGCTGTGCGGCTTGAATACGAAGGCCTCGACGGTGGTAAAGAATGCGGCGACGCTGACCTTCAACGCGCACGTCGCATTCAAGGGAGCGGCCAACCTCAACGTCTACCTCAGGGCGAAGACGGTGGGCCAGTTGGACACGGGCTGGGTGCAGCGCGGGACCTGGAGCACGGTCACGACGCCGTTGAGCACGACGATCGCGCAGCCGGCATCGGGCGCTGGGGCGCAGCAAACCTTCACGCTCCTCTATCCGGACCCCGTGGGCTTCGAGGATACGACGGTGGGCTGGTCACAGTTCCTGATCGCCGCGGCGACGAATGGCGGCGGCCAGCCGTTCTGTTTCGTGCACTACGACAGAGCGGGCAACGGCCTCTGGATGTACTCGAGCGATGTTGGGTTCTTCCTCGGCCCGGTCACGCCTGGGGTGGCTTCGAATGCCCTGGACAGCAGTGCCTGTACAGTGAACACGGCACAGGCCGGCGTCCTGCATCCGTCGGGGACGGACATCGTATATGTGCCGCTGACATTGAAGGCACCGATGTCCGGGGCCAAGAACATGTATCAACGGACACTTGATCCGTTGGGCAGGGATTCGGGCTGGGTGAAGACGGGCACCTGGACGATCCCATAG
- a CDS encoding GNAT family N-acetyltransferase, translating to MIDAGTAQWRRPTAGLIKGSPEDQIIKSGMDEIASMRLEDGELRLQFVKLEPHPVHKAPTYFFRMVHAQTGAEFGGINLRAGSSVHIERYAGHIGYTVFPAFRGHRYAARSLMLLIPAARILSLHVIWITCDPENLSSRRSAELAGAKFAEIVEVPENCIIHQTGHPRKCRYRLDV from the coding sequence ATGATCGACGCCGGAACGGCGCAATGGCGGCGGCCTACTGCCGGGCTGATCAAGGGCAGCCCGGAAGATCAGATAATAAAATCTGGCATGGACGAGATCGCATCGATGCGTTTGGAGGACGGCGAACTGCGGTTGCAGTTTGTGAAGTTGGAGCCACATCCAGTGCACAAGGCTCCTACCTACTTCTTCCGCATGGTGCATGCGCAGACCGGTGCGGAGTTTGGCGGAATCAACCTGCGGGCCGGCTCCAGTGTCCATATCGAACGTTATGCCGGCCACATTGGGTATACCGTGTTTCCCGCGTTTCGAGGCCACCGCTATGCGGCCAGGAGCCTAATGCTGCTGATTCCGGCTGCGCGCATACTTTCTCTCCATGTGATTTGGATTACATGTGATCCAGAGAACCTGAGCTCCCGAAGAAGCGCGGAACTCGCCGGGGCGAAATTTGCGGAGATCGTGGAAGTACCGGAGAACTGCATCATCCATCAGACCGGGCATCCAAGGAAATGCCGTTACCGGCTTGACGTTTAG